The following are encoded in a window of Variovorax paradoxus genomic DNA:
- a CDS encoding DNA polymerase III subunit chi has translation MTDIGFHYNAPDKLTYACRLVRKAVNTRGLRVVVVGDARALDTVDAALWQMSPVDFVAHCRADAPAHVVARSPVILCAEGGDAASLPHREMLVNLGLEVPAGFERFERMIDIVSDEANDRQVGRTRWRHYADRGYTIQPHDFARSAS, from the coding sequence GTGACCGACATAGGCTTTCACTACAACGCGCCCGACAAGCTCACCTACGCTTGCCGGCTCGTTCGCAAGGCCGTGAACACACGCGGCCTGCGCGTGGTGGTGGTGGGCGATGCGCGTGCACTCGACACGGTCGACGCCGCGCTCTGGCAGATGTCGCCGGTCGACTTCGTCGCGCACTGCCGCGCCGATGCGCCGGCCCATGTGGTCGCGCGTTCGCCCGTCATCCTGTGCGCCGAAGGCGGGGACGCGGCTTCGCTGCCGCACCGCGAAATGCTGGTCAACCTCGGCCTCGAAGTGCCGGCCGGCTTCGAGCGCTTCGAACGCATGATCGACATCGTGAGCGACGAGGCCAACGACCGACAGGTCGGGCGCACGCGCTGGCGCCATTACGCCGACCGCGGCTACACGATCCAGCCGCACGATTTCGCAAGGAGCGCTTCCTGA
- a CDS encoding branched-chain amino acid ABC transporter substrate-binding protein — translation MQLKWTAVALAALTLVACGKKEEAAAPAATPAPTAAAPAPAAPPADALIVKIGHVGPTSGPIAHLGKDNELGAKMAIEDLNAKGMKIGDKVAKFVLVPEDDAGDPKQGTAVAQKLVDEKVNGIVGHLNSGTTIPASKLYSDAGIPQVSPSATNPKYTRQGFKTTFRVVADDTQLGGTLGKYAVETLKGKNIAVIDDRTAYGQGVAEEFEKAAKAAGATIVGHEFTTDKSTDFNAILTKLKATKPDVLFFGGMDAVGGPMLKQVKQLGLNVKFMGGDGLCTGELPKLAGDAIGEDMVVCAEAGGVDGDFKQPLEDFKAKFKTKNGVEVQIYAPYVYDAVNVLAEAMAKAGSSDPEKYLPEVGKVQYKGVTGPIAFDEKGDIKNGALTLFTYKGGVRTQIAVVR, via the coding sequence ATGCAATTGAAATGGACTGCGGTCGCACTGGCTGCACTCACGCTCGTGGCTTGCGGCAAGAAAGAAGAAGCTGCTGCGCCGGCCGCGACGCCGGCACCCACGGCTGCGGCCCCGGCCCCTGCTGCGCCTCCTGCCGATGCCCTGATCGTCAAGATCGGCCACGTCGGCCCGACCAGCGGTCCCATTGCCCACCTCGGCAAGGACAACGAGCTCGGCGCCAAGATGGCCATCGAAGACCTGAATGCCAAGGGCATGAAGATCGGCGACAAGGTTGCCAAGTTCGTGCTGGTTCCCGAAGACGACGCAGGCGATCCGAAGCAAGGCACGGCCGTCGCCCAGAAGCTGGTCGATGAAAAGGTCAACGGCATCGTCGGTCACCTGAACTCGGGCACCACCATCCCCGCTTCCAAGCTGTACAGCGACGCCGGCATTCCGCAGGTCTCGCCGTCGGCCACGAACCCCAAGTACACGCGCCAGGGCTTCAAGACCACGTTCCGCGTGGTGGCCGACGACACGCAGCTCGGCGGCACGCTGGGCAAGTACGCCGTCGAAACGCTCAAGGGCAAGAACATCGCCGTGATCGACGACCGCACGGCCTACGGCCAGGGCGTTGCCGAAGAGTTCGAGAAGGCTGCCAAGGCGGCCGGCGCGACCATCGTGGGCCACGAGTTCACCACCGACAAGTCGACCGACTTCAACGCCATCCTGACCAAGCTGAAGGCCACCAAGCCCGACGTGCTGTTCTTCGGCGGCATGGACGCCGTGGGCGGCCCGATGCTCAAGCAGGTCAAGCAACTCGGCCTGAACGTCAAGTTCATGGGCGGCGACGGCCTGTGCACCGGCGAACTGCCGAAGCTGGCAGGCGACGCCATCGGTGAAGACATGGTGGTCTGCGCCGAAGCCGGCGGTGTCGACGGTGACTTCAAGCAGCCGCTGGAAGACTTCAAGGCCAAGTTCAAGACCAAGAACGGCGTCGAAGTGCAGATCTACGCTCCGTACGTGTACGACGCGGTCAACGTGCTGGCCGAAGCCATGGCCAAGGCCGGCTCGTCCGACCCGGAAAAGTACCTGCCTGAAGTCGGCAAGGTGCAATACAAGGGCGTGACCGGCCCGATCGCCTTCGACGAAAAGGGCGACATCAAGAACGGCGCCCTGACGCTCTTCACCTACAAGGGTGGCGTGCGCACGCAGATCGCCGTGGTGCGCTGA
- a CDS encoding response regulator yields MALITFLVEDNKTIRDNLVPALEDLVNGHVVGYAETESGALAWLAAHPDAWQLLIVDLFLKEGSGLGVLSGCRERRPHQRVVVLSNYVTSDIRTRCLALGADAVFDKSRDLDAFIEYCNADRPSGMAAL; encoded by the coding sequence ATGGCCCTCATCACGTTCCTCGTCGAGGACAACAAGACCATCAGGGACAACCTGGTCCCAGCCCTCGAGGACCTCGTCAACGGCCATGTCGTCGGCTATGCCGAAACCGAATCGGGCGCCCTCGCCTGGCTCGCCGCCCATCCCGACGCCTGGCAGCTGCTGATCGTCGACCTGTTCCTGAAAGAAGGCTCCGGCCTCGGCGTGCTGTCGGGATGCCGTGAGCGGCGCCCGCACCAGCGCGTGGTGGTGCTGAGCAACTACGTCACCTCGGACATCCGCACGCGCTGCCTGGCACTGGGCGCCGACGCGGTGTTCGACAAGTCGCGCGACCTCGACGCCTTCATCGAGTACTGCAATGCCGACCGCCCCTCGGGCATGGCCGCGCTCTGA
- a CDS encoding EAL domain-containing protein, which produces MIRNALVIDQVERTGFALATFMRYAGIPRVDVTRSGHGFVEAVQHRRHDLLVVDIDTPEVTGLQMIDAVVESGSPAALVLMSAQPTRILQAAQDYARARGARVLSAIAKPCTMRTMATAAQAMARGRRHRAQPRDGVTLSTTGAPDFTAEVLREALATRQIAAHFQPRHCTRTGVLHGAELQPCWYRPDDTWLPAADFLPAVAHAGLCEALVQRMLDCAFELLGYMHKDHGVRLGVRVPASVAASVAWAQGVADQAERAGIAADRLVLEIAEDGGARCNDVLAGAVAHLRLRGFHCAIDRFGLGDSTLSRWFKVPFSELQIGARQLLQARENPHARHILASIIAMAREQDATLLVKGVDGEQDLALARSLGCHFTQGAQHADAMPEQAFVQYAALLRYAAQRQAVAG; this is translated from the coding sequence ATGATCAGAAACGCACTCGTGATCGACCAGGTCGAACGCACCGGCTTCGCGCTGGCCACCTTCATGCGCTATGCGGGCATTCCGCGCGTCGACGTGACGCGCAGCGGCCATGGCTTTGTCGAGGCGGTGCAGCATCGGCGCCACGACCTGCTGGTGGTGGACATCGACACGCCCGAGGTGACCGGGCTGCAGATGATCGACGCCGTGGTCGAGTCCGGCAGCCCTGCGGCGCTGGTGCTCATGAGCGCCCAGCCGACGCGCATCCTGCAGGCGGCGCAAGACTACGCCCGGGCCCGCGGGGCGCGCGTGCTCTCGGCCATCGCCAAGCCGTGCACCATGCGAACGATGGCGACGGCGGCGCAGGCGATGGCGCGCGGACGGCGTCACCGCGCGCAGCCGAGGGACGGCGTCACGCTGTCAACGACGGGCGCGCCGGATTTCACCGCGGAGGTCCTGCGCGAAGCACTGGCCACGCGCCAGATCGCCGCCCACTTCCAGCCCCGGCATTGCACGCGCACCGGCGTGCTGCACGGCGCCGAGCTGCAGCCCTGCTGGTACCGGCCCGACGACACCTGGCTGCCCGCCGCCGATTTCCTGCCCGCCGTGGCGCACGCCGGCCTGTGCGAAGCGCTGGTGCAACGCATGCTGGACTGCGCCTTCGAGTTGCTCGGCTACATGCACAAGGACCACGGCGTGCGTCTGGGCGTGCGCGTGCCTGCGTCGGTCGCGGCCTCGGTCGCCTGGGCGCAGGGCGTGGCAGACCAGGCCGAGCGCGCCGGCATTGCCGCCGACCGGCTCGTGCTGGAGATCGCCGAAGACGGCGGCGCGCGCTGCAACGACGTGCTGGCCGGTGCGGTCGCGCACCTGCGGCTGCGCGGCTTCCATTGCGCCATCGATCGCTTCGGCCTGGGCGATTCGACCCTGAGCCGCTGGTTCAAGGTGCCGTTCAGCGAACTGCAGATCGGCGCGCGCCAGCTGCTGCAGGCGCGCGAGAACCCGCATGCACGCCACATCCTCGCCAGCATCATCGCGATGGCCCGCGAGCAGGACGCGACGCTGCTGGTGAAAGGCGTCGACGGCGAACAGGATCTCGCGCTGGCCCGCAGCCTCGGCTGCCACTTCACGCAGGGTGCGCAGCACGCCGACGCGATGCCCGAGCAGGCCTTCGTGCAGTACGCGGCGTTGCTGCGCTACGCGGCGCAGCGCCAGGCCGTCGCCGGTTGA
- a CDS encoding ATP-binding protein — MFPLPFSSNASSTSARQAHELNLLRRYQHALLFGGGALLSLLIVLAAGLVLYNAASNAFANLRTTLATHSALMQLDIEEKQTAMRRGVVNAELLWNNHAPPGAGTLEAFVRDGGQVTLQAGAHLTPAIAAVDPARTQDLHEFAPYLGMLEMQAYSVTAVAQLRNSPLGAYGYSPDHRLLTLMPAPEGGLSGVLARTGLPDTATLIESLSFDLGDIAHNPALADLWRTQRRVAWQPPAPDLLMPDDAPFKLVQPGFDAQGKPFMVFVSNLPSSVLASRLRHTPEDTAAMLVDRQGRVLLSADHTGAAIDGPALMETALAHSLRKASPALPRETYRAGVFSLSTPLNGTDWSMVYAYSWRTVFHTLQPQLLRYGIATLVVLGALWGLLLLFKRKLLEPAYRRSQRVFESEQLNRAIIDTSSFGVCLIALDNERVLLQNAMMQAYTAAAASPDPLHQQMVALFRARARDRALHDADMRLALKNGQACDLLLQCTLVRYQGTDALLCGFSDATERKELEKKREEAREAAEAANRAKSVFIATMSHEIRTPLNAVLGNLELLGQNARPEVQARRLQSVRQASRTLLDIVNNILDLSKMESGHLTLETVRVALPDIARASVEMFEPSAHAKGLRLDCVVHPGLAAGYEGDPTRIRQIVVNLLSNAIKFTAAGAVTLEVGPRSAGQASPVVIRVSDTGMGVPAEQIPHLFEIYMQASASTAREFGGSGLGLSICQRLAHKMGGTITVSSQPGAGSCFTVEVPLVPLADNVAAAPEPRPVASLPPRPVRLLVVDDHPANRALIGDQLGALGFDADVAPDGEAALALLATQRYDLVLTDLNMPRMDGYTLARRLRERMPSMPLIAITAHLEQEGYQQCSLAGFAGVLLKPVLLPALEQAILKTLGAASSPLTAPAPVAPWTARRTRRTRRTRRSTRTCTRRWSRRWCHPPGRSARRWKQATGASSATSCMRCGVPSP, encoded by the coding sequence ATGTTTCCGCTGCCCTTTTCCAGCAACGCCAGTTCGACGTCCGCCCGGCAGGCGCACGAGCTGAATCTGCTGCGCCGCTACCAGCACGCGCTGCTCTTCGGCGGCGGCGCGCTGTTGTCGCTGCTCATCGTGCTGGCCGCCGGCCTCGTGCTGTACAACGCCGCCAGCAACGCGTTCGCGAACCTGCGGACCACGCTGGCCACGCACAGCGCGCTGATGCAACTCGACATCGAGGAAAAGCAGACGGCCATGCGCCGTGGCGTGGTGAACGCCGAGCTGCTCTGGAACAACCATGCGCCGCCGGGTGCGGGCACCCTGGAGGCCTTCGTGCGCGACGGCGGGCAGGTGACCCTGCAAGCCGGGGCGCACCTGACACCGGCCATCGCCGCCGTCGACCCCGCACGCACCCAGGACCTGCACGAATTCGCGCCGTACCTGGGCATGCTCGAAATGCAGGCCTACAGCGTCACCGCCGTCGCGCAGCTGCGCAATTCGCCGCTCGGCGCCTACGGCTACTCGCCCGACCACCGCCTGCTCACGCTGATGCCCGCGCCCGAAGGCGGCCTCTCGGGCGTGCTGGCCCGCACCGGCCTGCCCGACACCGCCACCCTCATCGAAAGCCTGAGCTTCGACCTCGGCGACATCGCCCACAACCCGGCGTTGGCCGACCTGTGGCGCACGCAGCGGCGCGTGGCCTGGCAACCGCCGGCGCCCGATCTGCTGATGCCCGACGACGCCCCGTTCAAGCTCGTGCAGCCCGGCTTCGACGCGCAGGGCAAGCCCTTCATGGTGTTCGTGAGCAACCTGCCGTCGAGCGTGCTGGCCAGCCGCCTGCGCCACACGCCGGAAGACACGGCCGCCATGCTGGTCGATCGCCAGGGCCGCGTGCTGCTCTCGGCCGACCACACGGGCGCCGCCATCGACGGGCCCGCGCTGATGGAAACCGCACTGGCGCACAGCCTGCGCAAGGCCAGCCCCGCCCTGCCCCGCGAAACCTACCGCGCGGGCGTGTTCAGCCTGTCGACGCCGCTGAACGGCACCGACTGGTCGATGGTGTACGCCTACTCGTGGCGCACGGTCTTCCATACCCTGCAGCCGCAGTTGCTGCGCTACGGCATCGCCACCCTCGTGGTGCTCGGCGCGCTCTGGGGCCTGCTGCTGCTGTTCAAGCGCAAGCTGCTGGAACCCGCGTACCGCCGCTCGCAGCGGGTATTCGAGAGCGAGCAACTCAACCGCGCGATCATCGACACCTCGTCGTTCGGGGTCTGCCTGATCGCGCTCGACAACGAGCGCGTGCTGCTGCAGAACGCCATGATGCAGGCGTACACGGCAGCCGCCGCCTCGCCCGACCCGTTGCACCAGCAGATGGTTGCGCTCTTTCGGGCGCGGGCCCGCGATCGCGCGCTGCATGACGCGGACATGCGCCTCGCACTGAAAAACGGCCAGGCCTGCGACCTGCTGTTGCAATGCACCCTCGTGCGCTACCAGGGCACCGACGCCCTGCTCTGCGGTTTCTCCGATGCCACCGAGCGCAAGGAACTCGAGAAGAAGCGCGAGGAGGCCCGCGAGGCGGCCGAGGCTGCCAATCGCGCCAAGTCGGTGTTCATCGCCACCATGAGCCACGAGATCCGCACACCGCTGAACGCGGTGCTGGGCAACCTCGAACTGCTCGGCCAGAACGCACGGCCCGAGGTGCAGGCACGCCGCCTGCAGTCGGTGCGCCAGGCCTCGCGCACGCTGCTGGACATCGTGAACAACATCCTCGACCTGTCGAAGATGGAGTCGGGCCACCTGACGCTCGAAACCGTGCGCGTGGCGCTACCCGACATCGCGCGCGCCAGCGTGGAAATGTTCGAGCCGTCGGCGCACGCCAAGGGGCTGCGGCTGGACTGCGTGGTGCACCCGGGCCTGGCGGCCGGCTACGAAGGCGACCCGACACGCATCCGCCAGATCGTCGTCAACCTGCTGAGCAACGCGATCAAGTTCACGGCTGCGGGCGCGGTGACGCTCGAGGTCGGCCCGCGGTCGGCGGGGCAAGCCTCGCCGGTCGTGATCCGCGTGAGCGACACCGGCATGGGCGTGCCGGCGGAGCAGATCCCCCACCTGTTCGAGATCTACATGCAAGCCTCGGCCTCGACCGCGCGCGAGTTCGGCGGCTCGGGGCTGGGGCTGTCGATCTGCCAACGGCTGGCGCACAAGATGGGCGGCACGATCACCGTCAGCAGCCAGCCCGGTGCGGGCTCGTGCTTCACGGTGGAAGTGCCGCTGGTGCCGCTGGCCGACAACGTTGCCGCCGCACCGGAACCCAGGCCCGTCGCGTCCCTGCCCCCACGACCCGTGCGCCTGCTGGTCGTGGACGACCATCCGGCCAACCGCGCGCTCATCGGCGACCAGCTGGGTGCGCTGGGCTTCGATGCCGACGTGGCGCCGGACGGCGAGGCCGCGCTGGCCCTCCTCGCCACGCAGCGCTACGACCTGGTGCTGACCGACCTGAACATGCCCCGCATGGACGGCTACACGCTGGCGCGGCGGCTGCGCGAGCGCATGCCATCGATGCCGCTCATCGCCATCACGGCGCACCTCGAGCAGGAGGGCTACCAGCAATGCTCGCTGGCTGGCTTTGCGGGCGTGCTGCTCAAGCCGGTGCTGCTGCCGGCGCTGGAACAGGCCATCCTCAAGACGCTGGGTGCGGCCTCGTCGCCCCTGACGGCCCCGGCCCCGGTCGCCCCGTGGACAGCACGCCGTACACGCCGAACACGCAGAACACGCCGCTCGACGCGCACCTGCACGAGGCGATGGTCTCGTCGCTGGTGTCATCCGCCGGGCAGGTCCGCCAGGCGCTGGAAACAGGCGACCGGCGCGTCATCGGCGACCAGCTGCATGCGGTGCGGGGTGCCTTCGCCATGA
- a CDS encoding fimbrial protein translates to MKKNLLSLATVAAFGVGFGIGMLVLAPAAHAADGQIDFSGSVVSSSCVVNGGAPNFTITLPPVSTQSLGETGKTAGRVPVPITLTNCTVGSKVRAHFDSGLTTKSIGRLAVDAGGAANVDLQLLNDGFTPVVAGAAPGAQNTSFIPVSGTGAADLQYYVEYFSTGAATAGAVKSRVMYSISYE, encoded by the coding sequence ATGAAAAAGAACCTCCTTTCGCTCGCGACCGTCGCCGCCTTCGGTGTCGGCTTCGGTATCGGCATGCTCGTCCTGGCGCCCGCCGCTCACGCCGCCGACGGCCAGATCGACTTCTCGGGCAGCGTCGTGTCGAGTTCGTGCGTCGTCAACGGCGGCGCGCCCAACTTCACGATCACCCTGCCGCCGGTCTCCACCCAGTCGCTGGGCGAAACAGGCAAGACGGCGGGGCGCGTGCCCGTGCCGATCACGTTGACCAATTGCACCGTGGGCAGCAAGGTGCGCGCGCATTTCGATTCGGGCCTGACCACCAAGAGCATCGGCCGTCTGGCCGTGGATGCCGGCGGCGCCGCCAACGTCGACCTGCAGCTGTTGAACGACGGCTTCACCCCGGTGGTTGCCGGTGCTGCCCCGGGCGCGCAGAACACCAGTTTCATTCCGGTGTCGGGCACGGGCGCGGCCGACCTGCAGTACTACGTCGAGTACTTCTCGACCGGTGCGGCCACGGCCGGCGCGGTGAAGTCGCGCGTCATGTACTCGATCTCCTACGAATAA
- a CDS encoding fimbrial protein encodes MKKNLLSIAAAASLGLLALAPAAHAADGQIDFTGSVVSSSCVINGGAPTFTVSLPPVSTKTLLNAGEVAGRVPVPITLTGCTPDTKVRAHFESGLTTNGAGRLTADAGAGNAANVELQLLNDGFLPVKAGAAEGTQNTNLVDVPASGNADLKYYVEYYSNGAATAGAVKSRVMYSITYE; translated from the coding sequence ATGAAAAAGAACCTCCTTTCCATCGCCGCCGCAGCGTCCCTCGGTCTGCTCGCCCTCGCTCCCGCCGCCCACGCCGCTGACGGCCAGATCGACTTCACGGGCAGCGTCGTGTCCAGCTCGTGCGTCATCAACGGCGGTGCGCCCACCTTCACGGTCAGCCTGCCGCCGGTCTCGACCAAGACGCTGCTCAACGCAGGTGAAGTCGCCGGCCGTGTGCCCGTGCCGATCACGCTGACCGGTTGCACGCCGGACACCAAGGTTCGCGCGCATTTCGAATCGGGCCTGACCACCAATGGCGCCGGTCGCCTGACGGCGGACGCTGGCGCCGGCAACGCCGCCAACGTCGAACTGCAGCTGCTCAACGACGGTTTCCTGCCCGTGAAGGCTGGCGCTGCCGAAGGCACGCAGAACACGAACCTCGTGGACGTCCCGGCTTCCGGCAATGCCGACCTGAAGTACTACGTCGAGTACTACTCGAACGGCGCAGCCACCGCCGGTGCCGTCAAGTCGCGCGTCATGTACTCGATCACCTACGAGTAA